CCCTCAGTGGTAAATGGAAGTTGAGTCAGAACCAGTCAGAGATAAATCAAAAAGGTGTTGTCGATGGTCTATCATCGAAAAGTGATACCAATTCGCAAACCATCGCTTCAATGATGTGCGCTAATCTTCACCAAGAATGCTAACAAACGCCTCAAGAGGGACTGTCAACGCGTGGCGTTTCCAGTCCCAATGAGCCGTAGTGGCTACAGTTGGTGTGTTTAAGTTTAGTGTTATGCGTTACCAGCCCCTTAGGCGGGCGTTATAGCTTATCTCACATTTCATGCTCAATCGATGCCTCAGAGTAAATTCCAACTTTGCTCAACAAAAGGAACAAGTATGTTTAGTCACATCATGATCGGCTCAAATGATATTGAAAAATCAAAGGTTTTCTATGATGCCATATTGTCGGTGTTAGGTTATCCGGCGGGTGTTATTGATACTAAAGGTCGCTGTCTCTACATAAACCAAGACGGTGTACTTGGTATTACGAAACCAGTGAATGGCGAACCTGCGACGCATGGTAATGGGATGACAATTGGCTTTAAAGTTAGTAGCCCAGAGTTAGTAGAAGCATGGCATGCAGCCGGTTTAGCAAATGGTGGTGTGGCTTGTGAAGATCCTCCGGGTATCAGAGTGAGCGGACAAAGAAAAATGTATTTAGCTTATTTACGAGATCCAGCAGGTAATAAGCTATGTGCAACACATCATATGTCCACGGGTAACTAAAAGCACCGCTATAACAAACGCCTCAAGAGGGACTGTCAACGCGTGGCGTTTCCAGTCCCATTGAGCCACGGTGGTTGCAGTTGTTGTGTTTGAGTTTAGTGGCATGCGTTGCCAGCCCCTTAGGCGGGCGTTATGCTTAATCCATAAAAATCAGCAGGTTGTGATTTTCGATTCCTTTGGCATTTCGTTCAGGTTTTGTCGGCAATTCAATATTGTTCGTCGCTGCCTAACGAAGTGGCAATGTTTCTGGCGCTGTAGATCCAGCGTTATTGCCTCATTGAAATACTGAGTCTGTGCTAGGTGAGTTTGGCTCTCTCAAGTCGCTTTAAGCAGTTTGGTGCCTTTACTTACAGGCTGCAAGTCAGTCGGCAATTGACCATTGTTTTGCGCTGCCTAATGAAACAGCAATTTGTTTATCGCTGTACGTTTCAGTGTTATTGCCTCATTGAGTTATCGCGCCAATGTGTGGTGAGTAGGTTTGTCGGAGAGGGTTTCCACTTTGGCTGATTTGCAGGATGAAACCCTGTATTGGTCAGTTTATAGGTAAAGTTTGAGTCAGTTCTAACTCAAGAGAATTCGAGGTTTGGTTAATTATTTCAATGAGTTATTCTTGATTTGGTTCAAATGTAAAGTGTTGAAGCTTAAGCATAACAAACGCCTCAAGAGGGACTGTCAACGTGTGGCGTTTCCAGTCCCAATGAGCCGCGGTGGTTGCAGTTGTTGTGTTTAAGTTTAGTGGTAATGCGTTGCCAGCCCCTTAGGCGGGCGTTATGTTTATCGGAGAAAATCATGATCAGTTGGCCATGTATTCTGAAACTGGATGGTGATGATGAACTAGTTTATCTTGCATCTGAGAGTGATTTGAACCGCGAGTGTTCAAATTTGATTTTATGCCAAAATGATCGAGTTATTGATTCTGTTGGAAACACTTTTTCGATAATTATCAATGATGCAGAAGTTAATCTGGCGAATGAGCAGGTTCAAGTTACAGCGGAACAAGCATCAAAACTTATTCAGTCGCATGAGTTTTGTCGTTCAGAGGTATGCTTGACAAAAATTCAGTTTGAGTCCGTGTTTGATGCAATTAACTGTCTGAAATCTCAGGCTAAATAAACATAACAAGGCGTTTAAGCGGGATTCATGCCGCGTGGCATTTTGGGTATGCGGTGGTTTTGGTGGTGAAAGTGATCTGCGGAAAGTTGATTTATGCGGCACTCACCCCTTAACGCGGCGTTAGCTTCTTGAAGCAAAATTCATCAAAGTCTGGGTTTAATTATTCTGAAGATTCAGCTTTTAGCGTTCAAGTTGCACAATTTAGCTTTTGAGTTTTGCCTGATGTTGATTTGGTAGAGCGTATTGAAATTTCAGCAGTTTCAAAGCCGCCGTAAGCTAACAAACCTCGATGCTTCCATTTTGTTGGATGCTCCACACGGAAAGTTTGGTTTCACAAAGGCTGCATCATCGCTGAAAGTGTGCTTTCTTTGTCGCGGACTCTTAACCGTGGCCAACTTAGCCTTGAGCGTTTTAAGTTTTGGCAGCTAACTTCACAGCTTTTGGCGTTGGACGTGTGTTTGAGTGATGCTTTTGCGTAAAATGTCTTTCAAGCAAATGTGTTAAAAAGCCATTGTGAAACAATAGGCTACGAAGCTAACAAACGCCTCAAGAGGGACTGTCAACGCGTGGCGTTTCCAGTCCCATTGAACCGCGGTGGTTACGGTTGTTGTGTTTGAGTTTAGTGGTAATGCGTTGCCAGCCCCTTAGGCGGGCGTTATGCTTAATCCATAAAAATCAGTAGGTTGTGTTATCGGTTTCTTTGGCATTTCGTTTAGGTTTTGTCGGCAATTCAATATTGTTTTTCGTTGCCTAATGAAGCTGCAATGTGTCTGGCGCTGTAAATTTTGAGTGATTGCCTCATTGGGTTTTTGAGTCCACGCGAGGTGAGTTTTGCTCTCTCAAGTCGCTTTGACCAATTTGGTGCCTTTACTTATGGGCTGAAAGTTCGTCGGCAATTGAGCATTGTTTTTCGCTGCCTAATGAAACGGCAATGTGTCTGTTGCTGTAAGTATCAGTGTGATTGCCTTATTGAGTTATCGTGCCCATGTGTGGTGAGTTGGTTTGTCGGAGAGGGTTTCCACATTAGCCTGGCTGCTAAATGAAAGCCTGCATTGGTCAGTTCATAGGTAAAAGTTGAGCCAGTTCTAATTCAAGAAAATTCAAGGTTTAGTCAATGATTTCAGTGAGTTATTCTTGAGTTGGTTTAAATGTAAAGTGTTGAAGCTTAAGCATAACAAACGCCTCAAGAGGGACTGTCAACGCGCGGCGTTTCCAGTCCCATTGAGCCGCGGTGGTTGCAGTTGATGTGTTTGAGTTTTGTGGTATGCGTTGCCAGCCCCTTAGGCGGGCGTTATGCGTAAATGGAGGAAACATGGAAAATCAGGGAAAACTGTTCTTCTTCTGTGGCAAGATGGGAGCAGGTAAATCAACTAAATCCAAGGTTATTGCTGCTGAAAATAGTGCAGTCCTAATTTCAGAAGATGATTGGTTGTCAGCTCATTATCCCTCACAAATTCAAACGTTTGACGATTACATTAAGTACTCAAGCCTCATAAAGCCTTTCATTAAAAGTCATGTTCAAAACTTGCTAAATGTTGGGGTTAACGTTGTCATGGATTTTCCAGCGAATACTATTAAGCAAAGAGCTTGGTTCGTATCACTGTGCGTCGAAGTAGGTAGTGAGCATGAGCTTTGGTATTTAGACTTAACAGATGAGCAATGTTTGTCCCAAGTTGCTAAGCGCCGAGTTGAGCAACCAGAAAGAGCTAAGTTTGACACAGAGGCTGTATTTCATCATGTGACCCAGTATTTTGAAGCTCCAACAGCGAGTGAAAATATCAATCTTGTACGTGTGGGAGAATACGCATAACAAAGCGTTTAAGTGGGATTTGGCACGCGTGGCATTTTCAGTTTGCGTTGAGTTTGGTGGTTACGGCACAGTGCGGTAGCTTTTGTATTTCGTGCCTGCACCCCTTAACGCGGCGTTATAACACAGAATCAATTCCTTGCTCGGAAATCTCAATTGAACTACTATTCGTACATTAAATTGTACCAAATGGAGTTCATTATGAGCCGTATTCGCCTTGATCAAGATATTCAGCCTTTGTCTGAGTTCCGTGCTGGCGTTGCATCATTTATCAAACAGATCAATGAAACTCGCCGACCATTGGTTATTACACAACGAGGTAAAGGTGTAGCCGTTGTTCTTGACGTTGCGGAGTATGAAGCAATGCAAGAGAAAATCGAATTACTCGAAGAAATGCGTACTGCAGAAGCTCAATTGGCTGCAGGTTTAGGTATATCAAACGAAGATGCTCGTTCACAAGTTCTGGGGCGCATCATCAAATGAAAGTAGTTTGGTCACCTCTAGCGTTACAAAAACTGGGTGATGCCGCAGAGTTTATTGCTTTGGATAACCCATCAGCTGCAGAAAAGTGGGTGAATGAAGTATTCGACAAAACGGAATTGCTCGGCTCAATGCCAGAAATGGGCCGCATGGTTCCTGAAATGCCTCATACGAACTACCGTGAAATAATTTTTGGTCATTACCGCATTATTTATAGTTTGAGCCACGAAATCCGCGTTCTAACAGTTCGTAACTGTCGTCAATTGCTCACGGAACATGATGTGTGAAACTGTGTTATAACAAACGCCTCAAGAGGGACTGTCAACGCGTAGCGTTTCCAGTCCCATTGAGCCGCGGTGGTTACGATTGTTGTGTTTGAGTTTAGTGGTAATGCGTTGTCAGCCCCTTAGGCGGGCGTTAGCTTCTTAAAGGCTAGAATCATCAAAATCCAAACTTAATTGTTCTAAAAAATCAGCTTTTAGTGTTCAAATTGCACAATTTGGCATTTGAATTTTGCTAGATACTGATTTGGTAGAAAGTGTTGGAAGTTCCGCAGCTTCAAAGCTGCTGAAAACCATCAAACCTCGATGCTTCAATGTTGTTGGATGTTCAACACGGTCAGTTTGGTTTCATAAAAGGCTGCATCATCGCTGTGATCTTGCTTTCTTTGTCGTGGACTCTTAACCGTGGCCAACTTAGCCTTGATCGTTTTGAATTTT
This genomic window from Vibrio metoecus contains:
- a CDS encoding VOC family protein, which encodes MFSHIMIGSNDIEKSKVFYDAILSVLGYPAGVIDTKGRCLYINQDGVLGITKPVNGEPATHGNGMTIGFKVSSPELVEAWHAAGLANGGVACEDPPGIRVSGQRKMYLAYLRDPAGNKLCATHHMSTGN
- a CDS encoding type II toxin-antitoxin system Phd/YefM family antitoxin; this translates as MSRIRLDQDIQPLSEFRAGVASFIKQINETRRPLVITQRGKGVAVVLDVAEYEAMQEKIELLEEMRTAEAQLAAGLGISNEDARSQVLGRIIK
- a CDS encoding DUF3709 domain-containing protein, yielding MSPREVSFALSSRFDQFGAFTYGLKVRRQLSIVFRCLMKRQCVCCCKYQCDCLIELSCPCVVSWFVGEGFHISLAAK
- a CDS encoding DUF4144 domain-containing protein: MISWPCILKLDGDDELVYLASESDLNRECSNLILCQNDRVIDSVGNTFSIIINDAEVNLANEQVQVTAEQASKLIQSHEFCRSEVCLTKIQFESVFDAINCLKSQAK
- a CDS encoding type II toxin-antitoxin system RelE/ParE family toxin — its product is MKVVWSPLALQKLGDAAEFIALDNPSAAEKWVNEVFDKTELLGSMPEMGRMVPEMPHTNYREIIFGHYRIIYSLSHEIRVLTVRNCRQLLTEHDV
- a CDS encoding DUF645 family protein, yielding MLLDVQHGQFGFIKGCIIAVILLSLSWTLNRGQLSLDRFEFWLPTSQLLVLDVCLCDAFA
- a CDS encoding DUF3709 domain-containing protein, with translation MSLALSSRFKQFGAFTYRLQVSRQLTIVLRCLMKQQFVYRCTFQCYCLIELSRQCVVSRFVGEGFHFG
- a CDS encoding AAA family ATPase, which gives rise to MENQGKLFFFCGKMGAGKSTKSKVIAAENSAVLISEDDWLSAHYPSQIQTFDDYIKYSSLIKPFIKSHVQNLLNVGVNVVMDFPANTIKQRAWFVSLCVEVGSEHELWYLDLTDEQCLSQVAKRRVEQPERAKFDTEAVFHHVTQYFEAPTASENINLVRVGEYA